The nucleotide sequence TCCTGCTGATCATCGACACCGATCCTGCGGCGGAGCGGAAAACCGAGGCGTCGGTGCAGGCTGCGCCGAATTACAACTACTTGTCGAGTAACCCCAATTCCTGAACCACGCTGGCGGCTTCCTTGACCGCATGGTTAGCCGCGGGGACACCGCAATAGATCGCCTGCTGCAACAGGATTTCCTTGATGTCGTCCGGCGTGAATCCGCCTTCGCTTAACGCCGCGCGGACATGCAGGCGAAATTCGTCCCATTGCCCAAGCGCCACCATGGTGCCGATCACAAGGACACGGCGCGTCCGCTCGTCGAAATGCGGACGCGTCCAGATCTCGCCCCAAGCATAGCGCGTGATGAGATCGAGGAAGTCGGCGTTGAATGAATTCCTGCCCGCCGCGGATTTGTCGACCCATGCGTTGCCGAGCACCTTGCGTCGCTGGGCCGTTCCCTGATCGCGGCGTTGATCGTCGTCCATGAGGTGTTCTCAGCGCTGGGTCAG is from Afipia massiliensis and encodes:
- a CDS encoding carboxymuconolactone decarboxylase family protein — encoded protein: MDDDQRRDQGTAQRRKVLGNAWVDKSAAGRNSFNADFLDLITRYAWGEIWTRPHFDERTRRVLVIGTMVALGQWDEFRLHVRAALSEGGFTPDDIKEILLQQAIYCGVPAANHAVKEAASVVQELGLLDK